One Clarias gariepinus isolate MV-2021 ecotype Netherlands chromosome 5, CGAR_prim_01v2, whole genome shotgun sequence genomic region harbors:
- the LOC128523660 gene encoding histone-lysine N-methyltransferase PRDM9-like isoform X1, translating to MSTEGDVSHFSRHSQAPDPPFSQLCEDTRPEALDGGTAEVLEVRVKKERLELDISDHEDDLDNTPEVISIKVEDPEHSDYLYCEICKSVFFNKCEVHGPPLFIPDTPVPIGVSDRASLTLPPGLEIQKSSIPDAGLGVFNKGETVPVGAHFGPYQGEVVDTEEAMNSGYSWVICGMGQCEEYIDATSEIHANWMRYVNCARNDEEQNLVAFQYRGGILYRCCRPINPGQELLVWYEEEYAKELSPAFDYLWNKKCSTNEVNNALVQVFSCSACDLSYASQIYLDKHNWRCHYEEYMRLQESARIKYKLQIPSKSSGSQASLRSDTSQIDVQKKTHHCSDCGKSFGHENALKSHQCVHPDEKPYQCSECGKSFTHHRNLKDHQRIHTGEKPYQCSQCGKRFTQRCNLYRHQRLHTGEKPYQCPQCGKCFTQQGAFQEHKRTHTGERPYHCTECGKTFPLQSTLRKHQRIHTGERPYQCSQCGKRFVHHRSYKKHERIHTGEKPYHCLHCGKSFTQRSSLKDHERLHTGEKPYQCSECGKSFPQRRNLKDHQRLHTGEKPYQCLQCGKSFNRPSTLQQHQSVHAGEMP from the exons ATGAGTACAGAGGGAGACGTATCGCACTTCTCCAGGCACTCTCAGGCTCCTGATCCTCCTTTCTCACAG CTGTGTGAGGACACGAGACCAGAGGCATTAGATGGAGGAACGGCCGAGGTGTTAGAAGTCCGTGTGAAGAAAGAGAGGCTGGAGCTGGACATCTCCGACCATGAGGACGACCTCGACAACACACCTGAAGTTATTTCTATTAAAGTGGAAGATCCTGAGCACAGCGACTACCTCT ACTGTGAGATTTGCAAGTCCGTCTTCTTCAACAAGTGTGAGGTTCATGGTCCGCCTCTCTTCATCCCTGATACTCCTGTTCCCATTGGAGTCTCTGACCGAGCCAGTCTAACTCTTCCTCCTGGACTAGAGATACAGAAGTCCAGTATTCCTGATGCAGGTCTGGGGGTGTTTAATAAGGGGGAGACTGTTCCAGTAGGCGCACACTTCGGACCCTACCAAGGAGAGGTGGTAGACACGGAGGAAGCCATGAACAGTGGATACTCCTGGGTG aTATGCGGAATGGGGCAGTGTGAAGAATACATAGACGCTACAAGTGAAATACATGCGAATTGGATGAG GTATGTGAATTGCGCTCGTAATGATGAAGAACAGAATCTTGTGGCATTTCAGTATCGAGGTGGAATTCTGTATCGGTGCTGTCGACCCATTAACCCAGGACAGGAGCTCTTAGTGTGGTATGAAGAGGAGTACGCCAAAGAACTCAGTCCTGCTTTTGACTACCTGTGGAACAAAAAGTGCTCCACGAATG AAGTAAACAACGCTCTGGTGCAAGTCTTTTCCTGCTCGGCATGTGATCTGTCCTACGCGTCTCAAATTTACCTAGACAAACACAACTGGAGATGTCACTACGAAGAGTATATGAGACTGCAGGAGTCAGCAAGGATTAAATACAAGCTTCAGATCCCCTCTAAAAGCTCCGGTAGTCAGGCCTCTCTCAGGTCTGACACTTCTCAGATTGACGTACAGAAGAAAACGCATCACTGCTCAGACTGTGGAAAGAGTTTCGGTCATGAGAATGCCCTCAAATCGCATCAGTGCGTTCACCCGGatgagaagccgtatcagtgctcagagtgcgggaagagttttactcatCACCGTAATCTCAAAGatcaccagcgcattcacacgggagagaagccgtatcagtgctcgcAGTGCGGGAAGAGATTTACTCAGCGGTGTAATCTCTACCGTCATCAGCGCCTTCACACGGGAGAGAAGCCATATCAGTGCCCGCAGTGTGGAAAGTGTTTTACGCAACAGGGTGCTTTCCAAGAACACAAGCGAACTCACACCGGAGAGAGGCCATATCACTGCACAGAGTGCGGAAAGACTTTCCCTCTGCAGAGTACTCTTCGAAAACACCAGCGCATCCACACCGGCGAGCGGCCATATCAGTGCTCGCAGTGCGGAAAGAGGTTCGTCCACCACAGGTCTTATAAAAAACACGAGCGCattcacaccggagagaagccgtatcattGCTTGCACTGCGGAAAGAGTTTTACTCAGCGGAGCAGCCTGAAAGATCACGAGCGccttcacacaggagagaaaccgtATCAGTGCTCTGAGTGCGGGAAGAGTTTTCCTCAGCGACGTAATCTTAAAGATCACCAGCGGCTTCACACGGGAGAGAAACCGTATCAGTGcttacagtgtgggaagagcttCAATCGCCCGAGTACTCTCCAACAACACCAGAGCGTTCATGCCGGAGAGATGCCGTAA
- the LOC128523660 gene encoding histone-lysine N-methyltransferase PRDM9-like isoform X2 has protein sequence MSTEGDVSHFSRHSQAPDPPFSQLCEDTRPEALDGGTAEVLEVRVKKERLELDISDHEDDLDNTPEVISIKVEDPEHSDYLYCEICKSVFFNKCEVHGPPLFIPDTPVPIGVSDRASLTLPPGLEIQKSSIPDAGLGVFNKGETVPVGAHFGPYQGEVVDTEEAMNSGYSWVICGMGQCEEYIDATSEIHANWMRYVNCARNDEEQNLVAFQYRGGILYRCCRPINPGQELLVWYEEEYAKELSPAFDYLWNKKCSTNVNNALVQVFSCSACDLSYASQIYLDKHNWRCHYEEYMRLQESARIKYKLQIPSKSSGSQASLRSDTSQIDVQKKTHHCSDCGKSFGHENALKSHQCVHPDEKPYQCSECGKSFTHHRNLKDHQRIHTGEKPYQCSQCGKRFTQRCNLYRHQRLHTGEKPYQCPQCGKCFTQQGAFQEHKRTHTGERPYHCTECGKTFPLQSTLRKHQRIHTGERPYQCSQCGKRFVHHRSYKKHERIHTGEKPYHCLHCGKSFTQRSSLKDHERLHTGEKPYQCSECGKSFPQRRNLKDHQRLHTGEKPYQCLQCGKSFNRPSTLQQHQSVHAGEMP, from the exons ATGAGTACAGAGGGAGACGTATCGCACTTCTCCAGGCACTCTCAGGCTCCTGATCCTCCTTTCTCACAG CTGTGTGAGGACACGAGACCAGAGGCATTAGATGGAGGAACGGCCGAGGTGTTAGAAGTCCGTGTGAAGAAAGAGAGGCTGGAGCTGGACATCTCCGACCATGAGGACGACCTCGACAACACACCTGAAGTTATTTCTATTAAAGTGGAAGATCCTGAGCACAGCGACTACCTCT ACTGTGAGATTTGCAAGTCCGTCTTCTTCAACAAGTGTGAGGTTCATGGTCCGCCTCTCTTCATCCCTGATACTCCTGTTCCCATTGGAGTCTCTGACCGAGCCAGTCTAACTCTTCCTCCTGGACTAGAGATACAGAAGTCCAGTATTCCTGATGCAGGTCTGGGGGTGTTTAATAAGGGGGAGACTGTTCCAGTAGGCGCACACTTCGGACCCTACCAAGGAGAGGTGGTAGACACGGAGGAAGCCATGAACAGTGGATACTCCTGGGTG aTATGCGGAATGGGGCAGTGTGAAGAATACATAGACGCTACAAGTGAAATACATGCGAATTGGATGAG GTATGTGAATTGCGCTCGTAATGATGAAGAACAGAATCTTGTGGCATTTCAGTATCGAGGTGGAATTCTGTATCGGTGCTGTCGACCCATTAACCCAGGACAGGAGCTCTTAGTGTGGTATGAAGAGGAGTACGCCAAAGAACTCAGTCCTGCTTTTGACTACCTGTGGAACAAAAAGTGCTCCACGAATG TAAACAACGCTCTGGTGCAAGTCTTTTCCTGCTCGGCATGTGATCTGTCCTACGCGTCTCAAATTTACCTAGACAAACACAACTGGAGATGTCACTACGAAGAGTATATGAGACTGCAGGAGTCAGCAAGGATTAAATACAAGCTTCAGATCCCCTCTAAAAGCTCCGGTAGTCAGGCCTCTCTCAGGTCTGACACTTCTCAGATTGACGTACAGAAGAAAACGCATCACTGCTCAGACTGTGGAAAGAGTTTCGGTCATGAGAATGCCCTCAAATCGCATCAGTGCGTTCACCCGGatgagaagccgtatcagtgctcagagtgcgggaagagttttactcatCACCGTAATCTCAAAGatcaccagcgcattcacacgggagagaagccgtatcagtgctcgcAGTGCGGGAAGAGATTTACTCAGCGGTGTAATCTCTACCGTCATCAGCGCCTTCACACGGGAGAGAAGCCATATCAGTGCCCGCAGTGTGGAAAGTGTTTTACGCAACAGGGTGCTTTCCAAGAACACAAGCGAACTCACACCGGAGAGAGGCCATATCACTGCACAGAGTGCGGAAAGACTTTCCCTCTGCAGAGTACTCTTCGAAAACACCAGCGCATCCACACCGGCGAGCGGCCATATCAGTGCTCGCAGTGCGGAAAGAGGTTCGTCCACCACAGGTCTTATAAAAAACACGAGCGCattcacaccggagagaagccgtatcattGCTTGCACTGCGGAAAGAGTTTTACTCAGCGGAGCAGCCTGAAAGATCACGAGCGccttcacacaggagagaaaccgtATCAGTGCTCTGAGTGCGGGAAGAGTTTTCCTCAGCGACGTAATCTTAAAGATCACCAGCGGCTTCACACGGGAGAGAAACCGTATCAGTGcttacagtgtgggaagagcttCAATCGCCCGAGTACTCTCCAACAACACCAGAGCGTTCATGCCGGAGAGATGCCGTAA